The Dioscorea cayenensis subsp. rotundata cultivar TDr96_F1 chromosome 19, TDr96_F1_v2_PseudoChromosome.rev07_lg8_w22 25.fasta, whole genome shotgun sequence genome includes a window with the following:
- the LOC120250405 gene encoding exocyst complex component SEC15A-like: MNAQQKRRNVDENGDAGVDFGLVSSISNGEDLAPIVRHAFEIGKPESLVHQLKNVVIKKEAEIEDLCKLHYQDFIHAVDELRGVLVDADDLKGKLSGENHRIQDVANSLLLKLDGLLQMYSIKKNVTMAIRTLKLCIQVLSLCQTCNNHISTGHFYPALKSLNLLQRDYIHNIPVKNLKRVIEQSIPQVKLHIEKKVCSEFNDWLVHIRSTAKEIGQLAIAHATSSRQRDEEMRARQREAEEQSRLGVSHCSYSLHLDQIDDDSLVEFDLTPVYRAYHIHTFLGIEDRFRDYYYKNRMMQLNLDLQISTVQPFLESHQPFFAQIAGYFIVEDRVYRTAGGLLSDTQVEAIWESAAAKMTAILEHQFSRMDTASHLLLIKDFVTLLGSTLKRYGYRVTPLMEVLDSTRDKYHELLLAECRKQVADSLANDTYEQMVMRKEYEYNMNVVAFELQSSDIMPRFPYVAPFSSSVPDVCRVIRSFIEDSVSYLSYGGQMNLYEVVKKYLDKLLIQVLNEALIDIIHGGTLGASQAMQVAANITAFEHASDVFLCQVARLCGVPVRMVERPNAGLTAKSILRASQNGAYNSLLMLVNSKLDEFMQLTTNVNWITDEPPQNGNEYMNQVIMYLDTTLTMAEQILPLETLYTVATCAMEHISDSIVNAFLSDTVKKFTVSAVNGINIDLKLLEIFADEKFNTTSLSEFKKDRSLRDCLIEARQLINLLASDNPERYLNAVIREKDYGALDYKKVATICDKFKEGAEGLFSLTNRNNKQTARKKSLDLLKKRLKEYN, encoded by the coding sequence ATGAATGCTCAACAGAAGAGAAGAAATGTTGATGAAAATGGAGATGCAGGAGTAGACTTTGGCCTTGTTTCATCCATCAGCaatggagaagacttggctccAATTGTTCGGCATGCTTTCGAAATCGGAAAGCCGGAAAGTCTTGTTCATCAACTCAAGAATGTTGTCATCAAAAAAGAAGCTGAGATTGAAGATCTCTGCAAACTTCACTATCAAGATTTTATCCATGCAGTGGATGAGCTTCGAGGAGTTTTAGTTGATGCCGATGATCTAAAAGGCAAGCTTTCCGGCGAGAATCACCGTATTCAAGACGTCGCAAACTCTCTCCTTCTGAAGCTTGATGGTCTTCTTCAGATGTATTCAATCAAGAAGAATGTTACAATGGCAATTAGGACATTGAAGTTGTGCATTCAAGTGTTGAGTTTATGCCAAACTTGCAACAACCACATCTCAACTGGCCATTTTTATCCTGCATTGAAGAGTTTGAACTTGCTTCAAAGGGATTACATTCATAACATTCCTGTTAAGAACCTCAAGAGGGTCATTGAGCAAAGCATTCCTCAAGTGAAACTTCATATTGAGAAAAAAGTTTGCAGTGAGTTCAATGACTGGCTTGTTCACATTAGATCCACTGCTAAAGAAATCGGTCAGCTTGCTATTGCGCATGCCACTTCTTCTCGGCAGAGAGATGAAGAAATGCGGGCTCGACAAAGAGAAGCTGAAGAGCAAAGCCGGTTAGGCGTGAGCCATTGTTCGTACTCGTTGCATCTCGATCAAATCGATGATGATTCACTGGTTGAATTTGATCTCACACCTGTTTATCGTGCTTATCACATACACACTTTCCTTGGCATCGAAGACCGGTTTCGTGATTATTATTACAAGAACAGGATGATGCAGCTGAATTTGGACTTGCAGATTAGCACAGTTCAGCCATTTCTTGAATCTCATCAGCCATTCTTCGCTCAGATTGCCGGTTATTTCATCGTTGAGGATCGAGTTTATCGTACTGCTGGTGGCTTGTTATCTGATACACAGGTTGAGGCAATTTGGGAGAGTGCTGCTGCAAAAATGACAGCAATCTTAGAACATCAATTCTCTCGAATGGATACCGCAAGCCATTTGTTACTGATCAAGGACTTTGTCACATTATTAGGTTCGACACTCAAGCGATATGGATACCGAGTTACTCCATTGATGGAAGTTCTTGATAGCACTAGAGATAAATACCATGAACTTCTACTCGCTGAATGCCGAAAACAAGTAGCTGATAGTCTTGCCAATGATACATATGAGCAAATGGTAATGAGGAAAGAGTATGAATACAACATGAATGTAGTGGCATTTGAACTACAATCCTCCGATATAATGCCTCGATTTCCTTATGTCGCTCCGTTCTCTTCATCGGTCCCTGATGTTTGTCGTGTCATTCGATCTTTTATCGAGGATTCAGTTAGTTATTTGTCATATGGAGGTCAGATGAACTTGTATGAAGTGGTCAAGAAGTACTTAGACAAACTTCTGATTCAGGTATTGAATGAGGCATTGATAGATATAATTCATGGAGGCACTTTAGGGGCATCACAGGCAATGCAGGTTGCGGCGAACATTACTGCTTTCGAACATGCTTCGGATGTTTTCCTCTGCCAGGTTGCTCGGTTGTGCGGCGTTCCTGTTCGAATGGTCGAAAGGCCAAATGCCGGACTCACCGCCAAGTCTATACTAAGAGCCTCGCAAAATGGTGCATACAACTCATTGCTGATGCTAGTAAACTCAAAATTGGATGAGTTCATGCAACTGACAACAAATGTCAATTGGATTACCGACGAGCCACCGCAGAACGGTAACGAGTACATGAACCAAGTTATTATGTATTTAGACACGACGTTAACGATGGCGGAGCAGATACTGCCTTTGGAGACTCTGTACACAGTTGCAACTTGTGCCATGGAACACATTTCTGACTCAATTGTGAATGCATTTCTCAGTGACACAGTGAAGAAGTTCACTGTGAGTGCTGTTAATGGTATTAACATTGATCTGAAGTTATTAGAGATATTTGCAGATGAGAAGTTTAACACAACCAGTTTGAGTGAATTCAAGAAAGATAGGAGTTTAAGAGATTGTTTAATTGAAGCAAGGCAGTTAATTAATCTTTTGGCAAGTGATAATCCAGAGAGATACTTGAATGCAGTGATTAGAGAAAAAGATTATGGTGCATTGGATTACAAGAAAGTGGCTACAATTTGTGACAAGTTCAAGGAAGGAGCAGAAGGTTTGTTTAGCTTGACTAACAGAAATAATAAACAAACTGCTCGGAAAAAATCTCTTGATTTGCTGAAGAAAAGACTGAAGGAATACAATTaa